A single region of the Pseudomonas solani genome encodes:
- a CDS encoding short chain dehydrogenase encodes MKIILIGASGTIGQAIDNELKERHEIIRVGHSSGDFQVDIRDAASIHRLFEQTGRFDALISATGKVHFGALAEMGEAQFAVGLADKLMGQVNLVLIGREFANDGASFTLTSGVLSDDPIRAGSSASMVNGALDSFVKSAAIELPRGLRINSVSPTVIEEALPSYGPFFRGYKAVPAAVAALAYAKSAEGAQTGQVYRVW; translated from the coding sequence ATGAAGATCATCCTCATCGGCGCCAGCGGCACCATCGGCCAGGCCATCGACAACGAGCTCAAGGAACGCCACGAGATCATCCGCGTCGGCCACAGCAGCGGCGACTTCCAGGTGGACATCCGCGACGCCGCGTCGATCCACCGCCTGTTCGAGCAGACCGGCCGCTTCGACGCACTGATCAGCGCCACCGGCAAGGTGCACTTCGGCGCGCTGGCGGAAATGGGCGAGGCGCAGTTCGCCGTGGGCCTGGCGGACAAGCTGATGGGCCAGGTGAACCTGGTGCTGATCGGCCGCGAGTTCGCCAACGACGGCGCCTCCTTCACCCTCACCTCGGGCGTGCTCAGCGACGACCCGATCCGCGCCGGCTCCTCGGCGAGCATGGTCAACGGTGCCCTCGACAGCTTCGTGAAAAGCGCCGCCATCGAGCTGCCCCGCGGACTGCGCATCAACAGCGTCAGCCCCACGGTGATCGAAGAGGCCCTGCCCTCCTACGGCCCCTTCTTCCGTGGCTACAAAGCCGTGCCGGCCGCCGTCGCCGCCCTGGCCTATGCGAAGAGCGCCGAGGGCGCGCAGACCGGCCAGGTGTACCGCGTCTGGTAA